Proteins encoded by one window of Modestobacter marinus:
- a CDS encoding PRC-barrel domain-containing protein, whose translation MFPAENIRDWRTLNVVDPDGSKIGTLESVYVDTTTDQPFFAAVTTGMIGRHKLTFVPLTGATVAPDHIRVTVSKDLTKSAPSIDTDGELTVEQEPDVFAHYSMPYTGGVRRLARR comes from the coding sequence GTGTTCCCGGCCGAGAACATCCGTGACTGGCGCACCCTGAACGTCGTCGACCCGGACGGGAGCAAGATCGGCACGTTGGAGTCGGTGTACGTGGACACCACCACCGACCAGCCGTTCTTCGCTGCGGTCACCACCGGCATGATCGGCCGGCACAAGCTGACGTTCGTGCCGCTGACCGGCGCCACCGTGGCCCCCGACCACATCCGGGTCACCGTCTCCAAGGACCTCACCAAGAGCGCGCCGTCCATCGACACCGACGGCGAGCTGACCGTCGAGCAGGAGCCGGACGTCTTCGCGCACTACTCGATGCCCTACACCGGCGGCGTCCGCCGGCTGGCCCGCCGCTAG
- a CDS encoding ATP-binding protein: protein MTPQDDAAPQELVVMVGLQGSGKSSWVAAHLAGTHVVVSKDHWPNARHREARQQRVVAALLAEGASVVVDNTSPSPAERAPLIATAAAAGVPVRAVFLDVPLETCRARNEAREGRDRVPLVGLYSAAGQLTPPSTAEGFGEVQVVRG, encoded by the coding sequence GTGACCCCCCAGGACGACGCGGCGCCCCAGGAGCTCGTGGTCATGGTCGGGCTGCAGGGGTCGGGCAAGTCCAGCTGGGTCGCCGCGCACCTGGCCGGCACCCACGTGGTCGTCAGCAAGGACCACTGGCCGAACGCCCGGCACCGCGAGGCCCGGCAGCAGCGGGTGGTGGCCGCCCTGCTCGCCGAGGGCGCCAGCGTCGTCGTCGACAACACCTCGCCCTCGCCGGCCGAGCGGGCACCGCTGATCGCGACGGCGGCAGCGGCCGGCGTCCCGGTCCGCGCGGTGTTCCTCGACGTCCCGCTGGAGACCTGCCGGGCCCGCAACGAGGCGCGCGAGGGCCGGGACCGGGTGCCGCTGGTGGGGTTGTACAGCGCCGCCGGCCAGCTCACCCCGCCGAGCACCGCCGAGGGGTTCGGCGAGGTGCAGGTGGTCCGGGGTTGA